The following proteins are co-located in the Haliotis asinina isolate JCU_RB_2024 chromosome 13, JCU_Hal_asi_v2, whole genome shotgun sequence genome:
- the LOC137259700 gene encoding uncharacterized protein: MLPKHPTRIVFRTANILSLIVKLVLSQSVNNIDTCKTVVFYRRPEMDDVVFTGSLIEEVKQVDMRADCFSQCHRQKLCNLVLYNQVTSNCRLYSHALGSSNEAGWQYYGISCDNFRLDNANADVDVINTVPQDVCNSNFIASDDRTSSCYKGASWEVVPVKCVSCYIGLPRQYTYPNWDHEETLTFDLAAGMKLKMEVSGATTKHNSVWIANLTEDLVYVLSLRWSYNPTVAIFNTRQGGVFGAEERVYGLSVTTISNYSIEIHFGQSAFETYVDGILWMTNQMRLPFVGIRRVGADGFTALHSFRVGYETC; encoded by the exons ATGTTACCTAAACACCCTACCAGGATCGTTTTTCGAACGGCTAACATTTTGTCGTTAATCGTCAAGTTAGTTTTATCACAGTCAGTCAACAATATAGACACTTGCAAGACGGTTGTATTCTACAGGAGACCTGAGATGGATGATGTGGTGTTTACCGGGAGCCTGATAGAAGAGGTGAAGCAGGTGGACATGAGGGCTGACTGTTTCTCCCAATGTCATCGACAGAAGTTATGTAACCTTGTCTTGTACAACCAAGTCACAAGCAATTGTAGATTGTACTCTCACGCCTTGGGCTCGAGCAATGAAGCTGGATGGCAATATTATGGAA TTTCATGTGACAACTTTAGACTTGACAATGCAAATGCAGACGTTGACGTCATCAACACTGTCCCTCAAGATGTCTGCAACTCCAACTTCATTGCCTCAGACGACAGAACATCTTCCTGTTACAAAGGTGCTTCATGGGAAGTGGTGCCAGTCAAGTGTGTGTCATGTTACATTGGACTACCAAGACAATACACA TATCCGAACTGGGACCATGAAGAAACACTGACCTTTGACCTTGCTGCAGGGATGAAACTAAAGATGGAAGTATCTGGAGCCACAACTAAACA CAACAGTGTATGGATTGCGAACCTAACCGAAGACCTTGTGTATGTGTTGTCGCTGAGATGGAGCTACAACCCAACTGTAGCCATCTTCAATACTCGGCAAGGTGGAGTATTTGGTGCAGAGGAAAGAGTGTATGGTCTGTCAGTGACCACCATCAGCAACTATAGTATTGAAATTCACTTCGGTCAGTCCGCATTCGAG ACCTATGTAGATGGAATTCTTTGGATGACCAACCAGATGCGTCTCCCGTTTGTTGGTATCCGACGTGTAGGCGCTGACGGTTTCACCGCACTTCACAGTTTCCGCGTTGGCTATGAGACGTGCTGA